A stretch of the Vigna radiata var. radiata cultivar VC1973A chromosome 7, Vradiata_ver6, whole genome shotgun sequence genome encodes the following:
- the LOC106767957 gene encoding uncharacterized protein LOC106767957 isoform X2: MPTKQVSFCNNKKVVVRVYVEKPRKKRSSSIQHQHKIDGPISMGCGRRAGLLSYSHLLRQSARGALSAPSFSKWVTNTNLHPPTQIAPSNMKKPTCFGSCTWKLLIPRFLRSCSKAKKKENKKKHMGTHFSGNGMRMICCYRS; encoded by the exons ATGCCAACGAAACAG GTAAGTTTCTGCAATAACAAAAAGGTTGTAGTGAGGGTATACGTTGAGAAGCCTAGGAAGAAGAGATCATCTTCAATTCAACATCAGCATAAGATTGATGGCCCTATCAGTATGGGATGTGGAAGAAGAGCAGGGTTGCTTAGCTACTCTCATCTGCTACGTCAGTCTGCAAGAGGAGCATTATCAGCACCTTCATTCTCCAAGTGGGTTACAAACACCAATCTTCACCCACCAACCCAG ATAGCCCCTTCCAACATGAAAAAGCCAACATGTTTTGGCAGCTGCACTTGGAAACTACTGATTCCGAGGTTCCTAAGGTCATGTTCAAAAGCCAAGAAAAAGGAGAATAAGAAGAAACATATGGGTACACATTTTTCTGGAAATGGAATGAGAATGATCTGCTGTTATAGATCCTGA
- the LOC106767957 gene encoding uncharacterized protein LOC106767957 isoform X1: MPTKQVSFCNNKKVVVRVYVEKPRKKRSSSIQHQHKIDGPISMGCGRRAGLLSYSHLLRQSARGALSAPSFSKWVTNTNLHPPTQGRFLVLQIAPSNMKKPTCFGSCTWKLLIPRFLRSCSKAKKKENKKKHMGTHFSGNGMRMICCYRS; encoded by the exons ATGCCAACGAAACAG GTAAGTTTCTGCAATAACAAAAAGGTTGTAGTGAGGGTATACGTTGAGAAGCCTAGGAAGAAGAGATCATCTTCAATTCAACATCAGCATAAGATTGATGGCCCTATCAGTATGGGATGTGGAAGAAGAGCAGGGTTGCTTAGCTACTCTCATCTGCTACGTCAGTCTGCAAGAGGAGCATTATCAGCACCTTCATTCTCCAAGTGGGTTACAAACACCAATCTTCACCCACCAACCCAG GGCCGTTTCCTTGTCTTGCAGATAGCCCCTTCCAACATGAAAAAGCCAACATGTTTTGGCAGCTGCACTTGGAAACTACTGATTCCGAGGTTCCTAAGGTCATGTTCAAAAGCCAAGAAAAAGGAGAATAAGAAGAAACATATGGGTACACATTTTTCTGGAAATGGAATGAGAATGATCTGCTGTTATAGATCCTGA